CAATGATGTACTGGGGCATGCAGAGCGTTGGATTGATGGCCTTCAGGCCGGAATGTCCCAACAGCGAGAGACCGCCGATGCCGAAGAGCGTGTGGAATATATCGGGCATGTTGCCGGTGCGATCGGAGAAGCCACCCGTCTCCGTGTCCTGACAGGACAGAATGAACTGCTGTAGCTTCTCGGAGCTGATCCAGTGCAGACGGCCCATGATGGTCAGCGAGGCGAGCACCCACCACGAGTAGCACACATCGGGCAGCTTCTCGGGTCGTCCGTTCAGCCCACCAGAGGGCAACTGGCGCTCACAGAGCCACCAGCCCAGTTTGTCCACGTCGACCAGGTGAAGGCGGTGGGTCAGCGAGAAGAAGCCCACGCAGCAGTAAATAAGGCCTAGGAAAAGTTGAAAAACGTTTGGTATGGGATCTAAAGAATATCTGCTTTTAAAGaactaatcaaaaaaaatcttttaaacatttaattatttggaatacattttcataaacaataattttttttttatatgtttgcgatcaaaaataactatttatttttttataagtagtAGTAGTGGTCTACTGGATTGCCGGATTTAGAACAAGGATGCTCAAGAATTCGcgcattttataatttatggtatatatttacataaacaatagtattttttttcgaattttgcgATCAAAAATgactattaatttttttttaagagtaaTATTGGTTTATTGGATTGCCGGAACTAGAACAAGGATgctcaagaattcgcggtttttttaatatatggaatatattttcataaacaatcatttctttttcatatttttgcgatcaaaaataactattaattttgtttataagtaGTAGTAGTGATCTATTGTATTGCCGGAATTAGAACAAAGGTgctcaagaattcgcggattttataatatatggAATATATTTACAGAaacaatgttttctttttccatttttgcgatcaaaaataactattaatttgtttataagtAGTAGTAGTGGTCTTCTGAATTTCCGGAATTTAAACAAGGGCtctcaagaattcgcggattttataataaaagattTGCAATAGAGCTACTGTTGGTTATCTTAACTTTGTaccaatttaagaaaattaatttccatgAAAAGGCttaaatgtataaaagtttaaaagaaaattatttactcagtaagaaatttaaaaaaatctataaaattcataattgtttttgtaataaaataaagaaatgtttaaaaatactgGCACATTTTTCTGCCAGTGCTTTTTAAtagagaaaatattaatagtaATAGAGaactttaaattgaaatgatATTGACTGGAGGCCAATGGTGACGTGACTCACCCGCATGCGACTCTGCGCCCGGCTTGGAGCCGAATCCTCCGTCCGTCTGGTTGCAGCAGGACAGCACGAACTTGACCGCCTTCTCCACGTCGATGGTCTGGTCCATGCGGCCGAGTAGCGTCAGGGAGGCCACCGCACAGAAGCTGAACCTGGTGTCCACCTCGCCCCACTTGTCGCCAAAGAAGCTGCCGTCGGGCTGCTGCAGTCCGACCACGAATCGCACCACCGCCTCGCAGTCGATCTCCTCGAGCGCCTGGTAGGTGCACAGTATTTGGATGGCCGACAGGGTGTACAGCAGGTGGGGATCATGGCCCTCGCAGGGGGCGAATCCACCCGTCGTGGGGCACTGACAACGCTTCACAAACTCCACGACATACTTGCGATCCAGCCTGTCCAGCTGGCCCATTATGTCCAGGGCCGTGGTGCCCCAGTAGATGCCCGACATGCGCAGGAACTCGGTCATGCAGTACTCGTAGTCATCCTCCTGCTTTCCATGGTTCTCGATGTACTCCACATGCTTCCAGAACTCAAGTTTCTGGCCATCCGCATCGCCACCtccaccgccaccgccgccttcGCCGTTCGAAGGCTTTACGAAGGTCGTGAAGTCCATCGCTGATTGCTATCAATTGAATCGGACGGGAGGGATCCTCTTCTGCTCGACGTTTCGCTCGATTAACCTTATTAATTAACAGGAATCGTTCTACGAACAAATAAATAGCCAAGAGAACCCAATCGACCGCAGCTGATTCATCTGCGCGATGGTTGGCAACGCGGCGGTGGCTTATCAAACAGCTGACCGCTGCAAGGGTGTAGAAAGGGGGGTTAATAACATTAAAACCCTTTTCAGTGGCTATTTTCAGCATCTAGAATTATATTTATCAtattacatttaagaaaactaaataaaaatataatacatatttgatttaaagtcttgtttttgataaattaCCAACTATTTGTGACACTATGATTTATCAatagctaaaaaataaaaatatattaattgtttGACGATATTGAACGCATTTCAAATGCACCtgcccattttttaaaaacataataaaaaatcttatCTTTTTGCTAAAGTTGTTAACTATTGCCGGTCCAATTGTTTTTTCCAATTGTCCAATTGTTATTTCTCGTTGAATATcattattacaattttaaaatggattctaagaaaacaataataaacattTGCTCTATTAAtgaatattgattttttgtttaagcattttttattgataagTTATTAAACCGAACCTCTGTCGAACCATGGACGCCAGTCCCCTATAGGGGGTatataatcataataattataatcgtCATAAATGGGTTGGGAGTTGACCAGTCCAAAGATCAGTACGGCAAGTATCAGGCCTATGAACTTCATAACGAGGATTGCTTTCAATAACAATGATTTAAAAACGGATCTTAATATATTCCCTTGATTCTACAGATAACAATCGGATTGGCCATACTTAATACCCATAGCAAAACAATAAGATTTTAATGCCTTAAGACGAATTAAGCCTCGttgataaaggaaaaaaatttgtataaaatgtAATGTTGAAAATTCTAAAGTTTCAGAAATGTAGTACCTGAGATATGACAGATATGATTAGGATTAGAATAGTTTCCATTACAAATTATCCTTTTGTTTTAAGGTTTACTGGTTATAATTACATTCGCCTCTAAAAATAAcgtgaaaaatgtatttctacAGCTTTATTAACATTAAATGATCTAGGAACAGACTGAGAACTATTGCACAAGGAGACTGGACTGCGGATCCGGTTCGTCGATGGAAAGGGAGACGATGTGCTTTCCGGGCACCATGACGTTGCCCAAAAGCCTGGGTTCCTGGCCCTCCACCAGGTACTCGGCGCACATGGACAGCACGATGTTGGCATCCCGATCGGTGCAGTTGAAGAATCCTACCAGGACGCGGCCATCGGTGATTACGATCCGGAGGACACGACCCAGCCACTTCTGCAGCTTCCTTCTTCCGGGTGTCACACTCGCATCGTTTATCTGGTGCGGGGCATTCGTGGTGATCCTGAAGGGTTCTGGCATCgcgggtggtggtg
The genomic region above belongs to Drosophila takahashii strain IR98-3 E-12201 chromosome 2L, DtakHiC1v2, whole genome shotgun sequence and contains:
- the RabGGTb gene encoding geranylgeranyl transferase type-2 subunit beta — protein: MDFTTFVKPSNGEGGGGGGGGDADGQKLEFWKHVEYIENHGKQEDDYEYCMTEFLRMSGIYWGTTALDIMGQLDRLDRKYVVEFVKRCQCPTTGGFAPCEGHDPHLLYTLSAIQILCTYQALEEIDCEAVVRFVVGLQQPDGSFFGDKWGEVDTRFSFCAVASLTLLGRMDQTIDVEKAVKFVLSCCNQTDGGFGSKPGAESHAGLIYCCVGFFSLTHRLHLVDVDKLGWWLCERQLPSGGLNGRPEKLPDVCYSWWVLASLTIMGRLHWISSEKLQQFILSCQDTETGGFSDRTGNMPDIFHTLFGIGGLSLLGHSGLKAINPTLCMPQYIIDRLGIEPQRLARP
- the Sbat gene encoding N-alpha-acetyltransferase 38, NatC auxiliary subunit is translated as MTELSISGQQVLPQPPPPPPAMPEPFRITTNAPHQINDASVTPGRRKLQKWLGRVLRIVITDGRVLVGFFNCTDRDANIVLSMCAEYLVEGQEPRLLGNVMVPGKHIVSLSIDEPDPQSSLLVQ